The Blastocatellia bacterium genome has a window encoding:
- a CDS encoding FHA domain-containing protein codes for MIRCDTCGTDNLAGSEYCDECGARLGPATPAVERSGNARSATPSSIPSPAPGTPPEERFSRVGRNSSPAPDHEDDRLRTLEVSRQKPTSVVPRSVAASAQQRQPMAKLVITRGGRIGREFPITEREALIGRWDADRGIFPDVDLDEEDPDAKVSRRHARIVYQDGQFLIEDLGSTNGTFINRGSRLVPGQLYPLHHDDEIIVGKTFLRFYIEEPRAT; via the coding sequence ATGATCCGCTGCGACACGTGTGGAACTGATAATCTGGCCGGATCCGAATACTGCGATGAATGTGGGGCCAGGCTCGGTCCGGCCACCCCTGCGGTTGAGCGCAGCGGGAATGCTCGGTCCGCCACCCCGTCCAGCATTCCCTCACCCGCGCCCGGAACACCGCCGGAGGAGAGATTCAGTCGCGTTGGCCGTAACTCCTCACCGGCGCCCGACCACGAGGATGATCGGCTGCGCACGTTGGAGGTGAGCAGACAAAAGCCCACGTCGGTCGTGCCGCGCTCGGTTGCGGCATCAGCGCAGCAGCGGCAGCCGATGGCCAAGCTCGTCATCACGCGGGGCGGACGCATCGGACGCGAGTTTCCCATCACTGAGCGCGAGGCACTCATTGGCCGATGGGATGCCGATCGGGGAATCTTCCCCGATGTGGACCTGGACGAAGAGGATCCCGATGCCAAAGTCTCCCGCCGTCACGCGCGCATCGTCTATCAGGACGGCCAGTTCCTCATCGAAGATCTGGGGAGCACCAACGGAACGTTCATCAATCGTGGGAGCCGGCTTGTTCCCGGTCAGCTTTATCCCCTCCACCATGACGATGAGATTATCGTGGGAAAAACTTTTTTGCGATTTTACATCGAGGAGCCGCGAGCAACCTAA
- a CDS encoding protein kinase — MRFCVRCGAPLEPEDLFCGECGTRQPGGIGRSRPPVAGPEPVAASMAQLPPGTLLQNRYEIIRRIGGGGMGNVYQAYDRNLGDALRAVKEMMEMFSDPALREKSIEDFRREATLLASLKHPSIPIIYDHFVEGGRYYLVMEYISGGDLATRQKLVGGKFDEVTVTMWAIQICDVLDYLHHRQPPIIYRDLKPANLMIDPESNRVMLIDFGIARRVGPQQKGVTAVGTMGYAPPELFSGQVEPRSDLYSLGATMFHFLTGVDPRDKPLLIFDFTKNPTPRQLNPDITPQMEQILMRAVEYSPANRFASAQEMKRALEDHLRFLQQARGERFEAARQEAFGDLVRIGGGEMGHTSHRTEKVFCSQCGVPIGFDDLYCASCGARQPLEIEPLRSTAALLVLSPDGSEVRDRYTLSKESNLIGRTDPISGVFPEVDLSRHDPQAKVSRRHARIWRENDRYLVEDLRSVNGTLLNETILLTPQTPYPLRDGDLLRLGEVRLLFRAG, encoded by the coding sequence ATGAGATTTTGTGTTCGATGTGGGGCCCCTCTCGAACCCGAAGATCTCTTCTGCGGAGAATGCGGCACCCGTCAGCCCGGTGGGATCGGTCGGTCGCGTCCTCCCGTTGCCGGTCCTGAGCCGGTCGCTGCATCCATGGCCCAATTACCTCCCGGCACGCTGCTTCAGAACCGCTACGAAATCATCCGACGCATTGGCGGCGGGGGCATGGGCAACGTCTATCAAGCCTACGACCGCAATCTCGGTGATGCTCTGCGCGCCGTCAAAGAGATGATGGAGATGTTCTCCGATCCGGCGCTACGGGAAAAGAGCATCGAGGACTTTCGCCGGGAGGCCACGCTGCTGGCCAGTCTCAAGCACCCCTCCATTCCCATCATCTACGATCACTTTGTCGAGGGCGGGCGGTACTACCTCGTCATGGAGTATATCTCGGGCGGCGATCTGGCCACGCGACAGAAACTCGTGGGCGGAAAGTTTGATGAGGTGACCGTCACCATGTGGGCGATTCAGATCTGCGATGTGCTCGACTACCTGCATCATCGCCAGCCGCCCATCATTTACCGCGATCTCAAACCGGCCAACCTGATGATTGATCCCGAGTCCAATCGCGTCATGCTCATTGATTTTGGCATCGCGCGACGGGTCGGACCGCAGCAGAAAGGCGTGACGGCGGTGGGAACGATGGGTTACGCGCCGCCCGAACTTTTCTCCGGTCAGGTTGAGCCCCGGTCGGACCTCTATTCGCTGGGCGCGACGATGTTCCATTTTCTCACGGGAGTGGATCCTCGGGATAAGCCGCTTTTGATCTTCGACTTCACTAAGAATCCGACGCCGCGCCAGCTCAATCCCGACATCACGCCGCAGATGGAGCAGATTCTCATGCGGGCCGTCGAATATTCGCCCGCCAATCGCTTTGCGTCGGCGCAGGAGATGAAACGCGCCCTGGAGGACCATCTGCGCTTCCTTCAGCAGGCGCGAGGCGAGCGATTCGAGGCCGCCCGTCAGGAAGCCTTCGGCGACCTGGTGCGCATCGGTGGCGGGGAAATGGGTCATACGAGTCATCGGACGGAGAAGGTCTTTTGCAGTCAGTGTGGCGTGCCGATCGGCTTCGACGATCTCTATTGCGCCTCCTGCGGGGCCCGACAGCCGCTGGAGATCGAACCCCTTCGATCCACCGCCGCGCTGCTCGTACTCAGTCCCGATGGCAGCGAGGTGCGCGACCGCTACACGCTCAGCAAAGAATCGAATCTCATCGGTCGGACCGATCCGATCAGCGGCGTCTTCCCCGAGGTGGATCTCTCTCGTCATGATCCTCAGGCGAAAGTCTCGCGCCGTCATGCCCGCATCTGGCGGGAAAACGATCGCTATCTCGTCGAGGACTTGAGAAGCGTCAACGGAACGCTGCTCAACGAGACGATTCTCCTCACACCGCAGACGCCCTATCCGCTGCGGGACGGAGACCTGCTGCGCCTGGGTGAGGTCCGGCTGCTGTTCCGGGCCGGGTGA
- a CDS encoding RDD family protein — MIVAQQVITIPWAETVEEGEEEIEEIADGLWRVEAALLDALLSLGVAFAALVLTTVIKETPTINQLGTVAGLALAAAFVLNEYVLIPLRGQSAGMKLVGIRLVRDTGEAARPARCLLRNTAGYVLSALPLGLGFFWIFIDPLHQGWHDKIARTVVVKVRRHGQAAYQNAGQATVHG; from the coding sequence GTGATTGTCGCTCAGCAGGTCATCACCATCCCCTGGGCGGAGACCGTTGAAGAGGGCGAAGAAGAGATCGAGGAAATCGCCGACGGGCTCTGGCGCGTGGAAGCCGCCCTGCTTGATGCGCTCCTGTCGCTCGGCGTCGCTTTTGCGGCTCTGGTGCTGACGACGGTCATCAAAGAGACGCCCACGATCAACCAGCTCGGGACGGTAGCCGGGCTCGCTCTGGCCGCCGCGTTTGTCCTCAACGAGTATGTCCTGATCCCACTCCGGGGGCAGTCGGCGGGGATGAAGCTGGTGGGGATTCGGCTCGTGCGGGACACGGGCGAGGCGGCCCGTCCGGCCCGCTGCCTCCTCCGCAACACAGCGGGCTATGTGCTCTCGGCCCTCCCGCTGGGATTGGGCTTTTTCTGGATTTTCATTGATCCCCTTCATCAAGGATGGCATGATAAAATCGCTCGAACGGTGGTGGTGAAAGTGAGGCGCCATGGTCAAGCTGCTTATCAAAACGCCGGGCAAGCAA